One genomic window of Vibrio ziniensis includes the following:
- a CDS encoding methyltransferase domain-containing protein: MKPARSEKKIEKPHSWSQLKNGQWVSESIQTRLDEWCPKLFGYHMLKLGGLSCELASCNCNIQHQVHLDIENPLHTVIADGFDLPFFEKSIDAAILAHQLDYCNDPHRMLREVDRVLIDDGYMIITGFNPISFTGLASFMPWRKNNLPWSGRMFTPNRIKDWLGLLNYQVIECEQYALFPMQKYRTFWTWLENSRGDVGSTFCSLYFIVARKRTYPLKPIKPHWRLKRRLSPVGVNYRIKHQEK; this comes from the coding sequence ATGAAACCAGCACGCAGCGAAAAAAAAATTGAGAAACCTCATTCTTGGTCTCAATTGAAGAATGGTCAATGGGTTAGTGAGTCTATCCAAACACGGCTCGATGAGTGGTGCCCGAAACTCTTTGGTTATCATATGTTAAAATTGGGTGGCTTGAGTTGTGAGCTTGCCAGTTGTAACTGCAATATTCAACACCAAGTCCACCTTGATATAGAAAACCCATTGCATACCGTGATTGCTGATGGATTCGATTTACCTTTCTTCGAGAAAAGCATAGACGCTGCAATCCTCGCTCACCAATTGGATTATTGTAATGACCCGCACCGAATGCTGCGTGAGGTTGACAGAGTGTTGATTGATGATGGTTACATGATCATCACCGGTTTTAATCCGATAAGCTTTACTGGGCTTGCGAGTTTTATGCCTTGGCGGAAAAACAATTTGCCTTGGAGTGGAAGAATGTTCACCCCAAATCGCATTAAGGACTGGTTAGGACTTTTGAACTATCAGGTTATTGAGTGCGAGCAATATGCGCTGTTTCCAATGCAAAAATATCGCACCTTCTGGACGTGGTTGGAAAACAGCAGAGGGGATGTGGGCTCAACGTTTTGCAGTTTGTATTTTATTGTTGCTCGTAAACGCACTTACCCACTAAAACCGATTAAGCCCCACTGGCGTTTGAAACGGCGTCTATCTCCGGTTGGAGTGAACTACCGTATCAAACATCAAGAAAAGTAG
- the gloB gene encoding hydroxyacylglutathione hydrolase, which yields MLQIKSIPAFNDNYIWLIQNSDNRCAVVDPGDANPVLAYLEQHGLTLDTILITHHHNDHTGGIRELAKHYLDIEIIGPSHDHVPYLTQNVSGGDQIELFGERFWVLGLPGHTLGHIGYAGDGKLFCGDVLFSAGCGRVFEGTMEQMFTSLEKILALPEETEVYCAHEYTASNIAFAIAVEPNNEQLQIYRDEVIRLRAQNKSTIPTTLRREKWINPFLRTREASVIKSVTNRTTQNDPISIFTALREWKNDF from the coding sequence ATGTTACAGATCAAAAGCATACCTGCATTTAACGATAATTACATCTGGCTGATTCAAAATAGCGACAACCGATGTGCTGTTGTCGACCCGGGTGACGCCAACCCAGTGCTTGCTTATTTAGAGCAACACGGTCTCACATTGGATACGATACTCATTACCCATCATCATAATGACCATACAGGCGGAATACGAGAGCTTGCAAAACACTATTTGGATATTGAAATCATTGGCCCAAGTCATGATCACGTGCCTTATTTAACGCAAAATGTTTCTGGTGGCGATCAAATCGAGCTGTTTGGCGAACGTTTCTGGGTATTAGGATTACCGGGGCACACCTTAGGTCATATTGGTTATGCAGGGGATGGCAAACTGTTCTGTGGTGATGTCCTTTTTTCCGCCGGCTGTGGACGAGTATTTGAAGGCACCATGGAGCAGATGTTTACTTCGCTAGAAAAAATCTTAGCTTTGCCAGAAGAAACCGAAGTGTACTGTGCTCATGAGTACACTGCGAGCAACATTGCTTTTGCTATTGCCGTTGAACCCAATAACGAACAGTTGCAAATTTACCGTGATGAAGTGATTCGGTTAAGAGCCCAAAACAAATCGACCATTCCAACAACGTTGAGAAGAGAGAAATGGATAAATCCCTTTCTACGAACCAGAGAAGCCAGTGTAATCAAGTCAGTAACAAATAGAACAACACAAAATGATCCTATATCAATATTTACCGCATTACGTGAGTGGAAAAACGATTTTTAG
- a CDS encoding LysM peptidoglycan-binding domain-containing protein, with the protein MRVQTSCLLALLLAGCQLNQTAEKTTTDEVEVNAPQQIKKAEVSSTQPVEHVEPVAEPKVITPQEQEDVWQRIAMQLTMGIPQHKSVDYYRTWYLKHPSHLQKVAQRAEPFLYLITEKIEQRGLPLELALLPIVESAFDAFAYSHGSAAGLWQFVPATGKMYGLEQNFWYDGRRDVDASTDAALTYLTNLSKRFDGDWQHAIAAYNSGGGRVSSAIRKNKNLGKPIDFFSLDLPDETSGYVPKLLALADIIANQEKYGIQLPTIANKPVLKLVDPKEQLDLAIAAKYADLGVKELQSYNPAYNQWATAPDGPFQLLLPVDKADAFLANVEKHRGEGMKLIRYQVKYGDSLSVIAAHHNTTTKVIQTANNMSDNSIRIGQYLMIPTSVKDEKAYVLSATNRLEKTQSVARGKYKLSHTVVNGDSLWTIARKHNVSTASLAKWNGMGPRDTLRIGQKLVIWKNNTDGAIIRTVFYKVRNGDTLSDIAAKFKVKTSDIVKWNDLSNNKYLKPGQNLKLYVDVTKVSV; encoded by the coding sequence ATGCGAGTACAAACTAGCTGTCTGTTGGCTCTCCTATTGGCGGGATGCCAACTCAACCAGACAGCAGAAAAGACCACGACAGACGAAGTTGAAGTCAACGCACCTCAACAAATTAAGAAAGCAGAAGTATCCTCAACACAGCCAGTTGAACATGTTGAGCCTGTTGCTGAACCTAAAGTCATCACTCCACAAGAGCAAGAAGATGTCTGGCAACGTATCGCAATGCAACTTACGATGGGTATTCCACAGCATAAGTCTGTTGATTACTACCGTACTTGGTATTTGAAACATCCAAGCCATTTGCAAAAAGTCGCTCAACGTGCAGAACCATTCTTATATCTCATAACTGAGAAAATTGAGCAAAGAGGCTTACCGCTAGAATTAGCCCTTTTGCCAATTGTAGAAAGTGCATTTGATGCCTTTGCTTATTCACACGGCAGCGCGGCTGGCTTGTGGCAATTTGTTCCTGCAACTGGAAAAATGTACGGACTAGAGCAGAATTTCTGGTACGACGGTCGTCGTGACGTCGATGCGTCAACAGATGCAGCTCTTACATACTTAACCAACTTAAGTAAACGTTTTGACGGTGACTGGCAACACGCGATCGCAGCTTATAATAGTGGCGGAGGTCGAGTTTCAAGTGCTATTCGTAAAAACAAAAACTTAGGAAAACCTATCGATTTCTTCTCTCTCGACTTACCTGATGAGACCAGCGGTTATGTGCCAAAATTACTCGCACTGGCAGACATTATCGCCAATCAAGAAAAATATGGTATCCAACTTCCAACTATTGCCAATAAACCAGTCTTGAAGTTAGTCGATCCTAAAGAACAGTTAGATCTTGCTATCGCCGCCAAATATGCAGACTTAGGTGTTAAAGAGCTGCAAAGTTACAACCCAGCATATAATCAGTGGGCGACAGCGCCTGATGGACCATTCCAGTTACTTCTACCTGTAGATAAAGCGGATGCTTTCCTTGCGAATGTAGAGAAGCATCGCGGTGAAGGAATGAAGCTTATTCGTTATCAGGTAAAATACGGAGATAGTCTGAGTGTGATTGCTGCGCATCACAATACAACGACTAAAGTAATCCAAACGGCAAACAATATGTCTGATAATTCAATACGAATCGGACAATACCTGATGATCCCAACATCAGTGAAAGACGAGAAAGCCTATGTACTAAGTGCAACTAACCGCCTTGAGAAAACGCAATCCGTTGCTAGAGGAAAATACAAGCTCTCTCATACTGTCGTAAATGGTGACAGTCTCTGGACGATTGCCCGTAAGCATAATGTATCGACAGCGTCATTGGCTAAATGGAATGGCATGGGGCCAAGAGATACATTACGTATCGGACAGAAACTGGTGATTTGGAAAAACAACACCGATGGTGCCATTATCCGCACTGTTTTCTATAAAGTACGTAATGGTGATACGCTGAGCGATATTGCCGCCAAGTTTAAAGTGAAAACATCAGACATAGTAAAATGGAATGACTTGTCGAATAACAAGTACCTGAAACCCGGTCAGAACTTAAAACTCTATGTCGATGTGACTAAGGTTAGTGTATGA
- a CDS encoding YIP1 family protein, giving the protein MNPSSNPLTMLVDIFRSPQDCFAALYERSAWGWQPFIVLMITPFLFWGAYFANVDFEWLKAGLSEQMAVTNPELLRLLEADTLLASEIISDVMGRTLTIILLALWFNLATRQGNTKLGFWKWFAASSAIIFPAVIGDLASYASLLLKHGQVMSYAADLNSVNGLIKLPLTNSWSQFASSFPLLLPWYIFLGYAAVVTWTQIERAQALVIATLPWVAYYGIWAISIAIG; this is encoded by the coding sequence ATGAACCCATCCAGTAATCCATTAACTATGCTGGTGGATATTTTCCGTTCACCGCAAGACTGCTTCGCTGCGCTATATGAAAGAAGTGCATGGGGATGGCAGCCATTTATTGTTTTGATGATCACGCCATTTCTGTTCTGGGGTGCGTATTTCGCAAACGTCGATTTTGAATGGCTTAAAGCGGGTTTGTCTGAACAGATGGCAGTAACTAATCCAGAGCTATTAAGACTGCTTGAAGCTGATACTCTGCTTGCCAGTGAGATCATCAGTGATGTTATGGGGCGAACCCTAACCATCATTCTTTTAGCATTGTGGTTTAACCTTGCAACTCGTCAAGGCAACACAAAATTAGGCTTTTGGAAATGGTTTGCAGCGAGCTCTGCCATCATTTTTCCTGCAGTAATCGGCGATTTAGCCAGTTATGCTAGTCTGCTATTAAAACACGGGCAAGTCATGAGCTATGCTGCGGATCTCAATAGCGTCAATGGCTTAATCAAGCTACCATTGACAAATTCTTGGTCGCAATTTGCCAGCTCATTCCCACTACTATTACCTTGGTATATTTTCCTTGGTTACGCCGCCGTCGTTACTTGGACCCAGATTGAACGCGCACAAGCATTAGTGATTGCTACGCTGCCTTGGGTTGCTTACTACGGCATATGGGCCATCAGTATTGCAATAGGCTAA
- a CDS encoding endonuclease/exonuclease/phosphatase family protein: MKKRYLLVIILLGFLATVFSGYKLVFNIPEHPQLVTLNENGDSEPLVCFQDSEAAPLDKQGQLGLLVWNIYKQNRSTWNSELTRLSKDAQLLLMQEASLNTDFKTWIFKQGWEGNQVNAFKVMGESAGVINLARSTPNLACGYTEMEPWLRLPKSGIYAQYPLSNGQVLAVVNLHAVNFTYGTNEYQLQLQVLANELSKHVGPIIVAGDFNSWSEARVKVMKQVLTSLGLTEARFSPDNRVRFVTGLPLDHVFYRGLDLKSAKAPISDASDHNPLLLSFSLLQY, translated from the coding sequence ATGAAAAAGCGTTATTTACTCGTTATTATCCTGCTTGGTTTTTTAGCAACAGTTTTCTCAGGCTACAAGCTAGTCTTTAATATTCCTGAACATCCTCAATTGGTCACGTTGAACGAAAATGGTGATAGTGAACCTTTGGTCTGTTTTCAAGATAGTGAGGCGGCTCCTCTGGATAAACAGGGACAACTTGGACTATTAGTCTGGAATATCTACAAACAAAACAGGAGTACTTGGAACTCAGAACTTACACGTCTAAGTAAAGATGCTCAGTTGTTATTGATGCAAGAAGCCAGTCTGAATACGGACTTCAAAACATGGATTTTTAAGCAAGGTTGGGAAGGTAATCAGGTTAACGCATTTAAAGTGATGGGCGAATCTGCCGGTGTTATCAATCTTGCCAGAAGCACACCAAACTTAGCTTGTGGTTACACGGAGATGGAGCCTTGGTTGAGACTGCCAAAATCAGGTATCTATGCGCAATATCCTCTAAGTAATGGACAAGTACTGGCGGTTGTGAATTTGCATGCTGTTAACTTCACTTATGGTACTAATGAGTACCAGCTTCAACTGCAAGTACTGGCTAACGAGTTGAGTAAACATGTAGGTCCTATTATTGTCGCAGGAGATTTTAATAGCTGGAGTGAAGCGAGAGTAAAAGTGATGAAACAAGTTCTCACTTCTTTGGGGCTGACTGAGGCCAGATTTTCTCCAGACAACCGAGTCCGTTTTGTTACGGGTTTGCCATTGGATCATGTCTTTTATCGTGGGCTGGATCTGAAAAGTGCAAAAGCGCCCATATCGGACGCTTCTGATCATAATCCATTGCTACTCAGCTTTAGCCTATTGCAATACTGA
- the glnB gene encoding nitrogen regulatory protein P-II: MKKIEAIIKPFKLDDVREALAEVGITGMTVSEVKGFGRQKGHTELYRGAEYMVDFLPKVKLEIVVNEDVVEQCVDTIIETAQTGKIGDGKIFITDVERVIRIRTGEEDEDAV, encoded by the coding sequence ATGAAAAAAATTGAAGCCATTATTAAGCCATTTAAACTCGACGATGTTCGTGAAGCGTTAGCTGAAGTGGGTATTACGGGGATGACGGTATCTGAAGTGAAAGGCTTTGGTCGTCAAAAAGGCCATACTGAACTGTATCGTGGTGCTGAATACATGGTCGATTTCTTGCCGAAAGTGAAGCTTGAAATTGTTGTCAATGAAGATGTCGTTGAACAATGTGTTGATACCATTATTGAAACCGCTCAAACTGGTAAAATTGGTGATGGTAAAATTTTCATCACTGATGTGGAACGCGTTATCCGTATCCGTACTGGAGAAGAAGACGAAGACGCGGTTTAA
- a CDS encoding c-type cytochrome: MNKLAVSVVLGLGLIAGNAVAGDAAAGKAKSAICAACHGADGIAVIPGYPNLKGQSEQYIVSSIKAYKAGQRTGGLAPVMQAQASLLNDADIANLAAYYSSLK; this comes from the coding sequence ATGAATAAATTAGCAGTGAGTGTAGTTCTCGGTCTTGGTCTTATTGCAGGCAACGCGGTTGCTGGAGATGCAGCGGCTGGTAAAGCAAAATCAGCAATATGTGCAGCTTGCCATGGTGCAGACGGTATTGCGGTTATTCCGGGATATCCAAACCTTAAAGGTCAAAGCGAGCAATACATTGTTTCTTCTATCAAAGCTTATAAAGCGGGTCAGCGCACTGGTGGCTTAGCACCTGTAATGCAAGCTCAAGCTTCTTTGTTGAATGATGCGGATATTGCTAACTTAGCCGCTTACTATTCAAGCTTGAAATAA
- the tilS gene encoding tRNA lysidine(34) synthetase TilS — MTELYPHFCQQLHPYSSRCFVLALSGGADSRVMLELLARYRDEFGVSVCAVHVHHGLSKNADHWAMCCQTWCDESFVPLSVEHVHLDIKSGESIEKLARDARYAVLAKHIKDNDVLLLGQHADDQIETFLLALKRGSGPKGLSSMALSAPFSNGILLRPLLTVKRADIEDFAESNQLSWVTDESNEDVRYERNFIRHQITPILSDRWPSIHQAVQRSAELCAEQQALLEELLREELKHTLYSDGSLKIDVLDEKSDGVRRQIIRQWLTTHKMTMPSRKHTEMIWLEVASSTVDANPKLKLGDREIRRFDNRLYCVDEYRDISAWKSSIVVEQKLLLPDELGTLSIVTQQGGIGLPERLDDLWVSFNPEGLSACPVGRAGSRKLKKLFQEYGVPSWLRRRIPILMYQDKVVAVANLFVDRDFSGQDCMLVWDKSSLSCQNCP, encoded by the coding sequence ATGACGGAACTGTACCCACATTTTTGCCAACAGCTACATCCATACTCATCTCGATGCTTTGTTCTTGCATTGAGTGGAGGCGCAGATTCCCGTGTCATGCTCGAACTACTGGCGCGTTATCGGGATGAATTCGGAGTTTCAGTTTGTGCCGTACATGTCCACCACGGATTGAGTAAAAACGCAGACCATTGGGCAATGTGTTGCCAAACATGGTGTGATGAGTCCTTTGTACCACTGAGTGTCGAGCACGTGCATTTGGACATTAAAAGTGGTGAGAGCATAGAAAAGCTAGCCCGCGATGCTCGTTATGCAGTGTTAGCTAAGCATATAAAAGACAATGATGTGCTGCTATTGGGGCAGCATGCTGATGACCAAATTGAAACTTTTCTACTTGCTCTTAAACGAGGTAGCGGTCCGAAAGGTTTATCCTCTATGGCTCTTTCAGCGCCATTTTCAAACGGAATATTGTTAAGGCCACTGTTAACCGTCAAACGAGCCGATATCGAAGATTTTGCTGAGAGTAATCAACTGTCTTGGGTAACTGACGAAAGTAATGAGGATGTTCGTTATGAGCGCAATTTCATTCGCCATCAAATCACACCTATTCTTAGTGACCGTTGGCCATCAATTCATCAAGCAGTGCAACGCAGTGCTGAGTTGTGTGCTGAACAACAAGCTTTGTTAGAAGAACTGTTACGAGAGGAGCTAAAACATACTCTCTATTCTGATGGCAGCTTAAAAATTGACGTATTGGATGAGAAGAGTGATGGTGTGCGCAGGCAAATTATTCGTCAATGGTTAACGACACATAAAATGACAATGCCTAGTCGTAAACATACCGAGATGATTTGGCTGGAAGTGGCTTCCTCCACTGTTGATGCAAATCCAAAACTAAAACTCGGTGATCGTGAAATCCGCCGCTTTGATAATCGACTATATTGTGTGGACGAGTACCGAGATATTTCTGCTTGGAAGAGTTCTATTGTTGTTGAACAAAAGTTGCTGTTGCCAGATGAATTAGGCACTTTAAGTATCGTTACACAGCAGGGGGGGATTGGCCTGCCAGAGCGTTTAGACGATTTGTGGGTAAGCTTTAATCCAGAAGGGTTAAGTGCTTGTCCTGTAGGACGAGCGGGTTCTAGAAAATTGAAAAAACTCTTCCAAGAGTATGGCGTACCAAGTTGGTTAAGACGTCGAATACCTATACTCATGTATCAGGATAAAGTGGTTGCAGTAGCAAATTTGTTTGTTGATCGTGATTTTAGTGGGCAAGATTGTATGCTGGTCTGGGACAAGAGCTCGCTTTCATGCCAAAATTGCCCCTAG
- the accA gene encoding acetyl-CoA carboxylase carboxyl transferase subunit alpha: protein MSLNFLDFEKPIAELEAKIQALRDVSRHGGNDSVDLDKEIAQLEKKSLELKKKIFGDLGAWQVAQLARHPKRPYTLDYIEHVFTEFDELAGDRAYADDKAIVGGIARLEGRPVMIIGHQKGRETREKVKRNFGMPKPEGYRKALRLMEMAERFNMPIITFIDTAGAYPGVGAEERGQSEAIAKNLKVMSGLKVPVICNVVGEGGSGGALAIGVGDYVNMLQYSTYSVISPEGCASILWRDSDKAPQAAEAMGLVAPRLKELDLIDEIIEEPLGGAHRNHEAMAVNMKATLLRQLADLDTLDKDSLLERRYQRLLSYGYC from the coding sequence ATGAGCCTAAATTTTCTAGATTTTGAAAAACCAATTGCCGAACTTGAAGCTAAAATTCAGGCACTGCGTGACGTATCTCGTCACGGTGGTAACGACTCAGTTGACCTCGACAAAGAAATTGCACAACTAGAAAAGAAAAGCTTAGAGCTAAAAAAGAAAATTTTTGGCGATTTAGGTGCATGGCAAGTAGCGCAATTAGCACGTCATCCAAAGCGTCCTTATACGCTTGATTATATTGAGCATGTTTTCACTGAGTTTGATGAGCTAGCTGGCGACCGTGCATACGCGGACGATAAAGCTATCGTTGGCGGTATCGCTCGTTTAGAAGGTCGCCCTGTGATGATTATTGGTCATCAGAAAGGTCGTGAGACTCGTGAGAAAGTGAAACGCAACTTCGGCATGCCAAAACCAGAAGGCTACCGTAAAGCGCTACGTCTAATGGAAATGGCAGAACGCTTCAATATGCCAATCATTACGTTCATCGATACAGCTGGCGCATACCCTGGTGTTGGTGCAGAAGAGCGTGGACAGTCTGAAGCTATCGCTAAAAACCTCAAAGTCATGTCGGGTTTGAAAGTACCTGTCATCTGTAACGTTGTCGGTGAGGGCGGTTCTGGTGGCGCACTGGCTATCGGTGTGGGTGACTACGTGAACATGCTGCAATATTCTACTTACTCTGTTATTTCTCCTGAAGGTTGTGCATCCATCCTATGGCGTGATTCAGATAAAGCACCTCAAGCGGCAGAAGCTATGGGGCTTGTTGCTCCTCGTCTGAAAGAGCTTGATCTTATTGATGAAATTATTGAAGAACCTCTCGGCGGTGCGCATCGCAATCACGAAGCAATGGCAGTGAACATGAAAGCTACACTACTTCGTCAGTTAGCGGATCTTGATACTCTGGATAAAGACTCTCTATTAGAGCGCCGTTATCAACGTTTACTAAGCTACGGTTACTGCTAA